The sequence CCGGCAAGCATTATCAGAGCTTTTCTTATGGCGTGAATTTGGATGGCTATATTGATTATGAAGAAGCACTAAAAATCGCTCAGAGCGTTAAGCCAGAAATCATTGTGTGCGGGTTTTCAGCCTATCCAAGGGAGATTGATTTTAAGAAATTTAGAGAAATCGCTGATGAAGTGGGGGCGTTACTATTAGGCGATATAGCCCATGTGGCAGGGCTTGTGGTCGCTAATGAGCATGCCCATCCTTTCCCGCATTGCCATGTGGTTTCAAGCACCACTCATAAGACCTTAAGAGGGCCTAGAGGGGGACTTATTTTAACTAATGATGAAGAGATAGCGGCTAAGATTGATAAAGCGATCTTTCCAGGGACTCAAGGCGGGCCTTTGATGCATGCGATTACTGCTAAAGCGGTGGGGTTTAAAGAGAATCTAAAACCAGAATTTAAAGCTTATGCAAAATTAGTGAAATCTAACATGCAAGTTTTGGCTAAAGCGTTAAAAGAAAAAAACCATAAGTTAGTGAGCGGTGGCACTTCTAACCATTTGCTTTTGATGGATTTCTTAGATAAGCCTTATAGCGGGAAAGACGCTGATATTGCATTAGGGAATGCCGGAATCACCGTGAATAAAAACACCATTCCTGGCGAAACGCGCAGCCCTTTTGTAACGAGCGGGATAAGGATTGGCTCAGCGGCATTGAGCGCAAGGGGCATGGGAGCTAAAGAATTTGAAATCATAGGGGATAAAATATCAGATATTTTGAATGATATTAATAATGTTAGTTTGCAATTGCATGTGAAAGAAGAATTGAAAGCCATGGCTAATCAATTCCCTGTGTATCAACAACCTATTTTTTAAGGGAGTCAAGATGACAGAAATGGAATTAAAGCTCATTAAGATAGACACAAGCCATTATTTTGAAAAAAAACCAGGCTTGGGGGAGAGGGTGGATTATGCGGGGCGTTGCTTCTATAATAAATTCCAAAGAGTGAATGCCATGCTCACAAGCTCGCTCATTCAAAAGCATTTGAAAAGGGAGATAGAAATCGCGCACAACCTCATCTTGCGTAACGATAAGGTGGAAAATATTGTGTTTGATTATAACGGGAGGAATCCAGAGCGTTTTTATCATAAGGCACAGTTATTGCTTCGTGAGGAAGGTTTTATGAATTTTACCGCTTATAACACAAAGACTCCAGGGCATTTGCATTTGTATGTGCATAAGGGGCATACGGAATTGGGCGAGGGTGAAAGGTTGGTTAAAACTTTGTCTATGAAATTAGCACAAGGGTTGCCTAAAGAATGGAGGGTCTTCCCTAGCAATGAATGGCCTAAGGAATTTAATATTTTAGCTTTACCTTATGAAGTGTTTGCAAAAGAGCGAGGGAGCTCTTGGGCGAAGCATTTATAACAATTTTTGAAAGGATTTTTGATGTCAGAAAAAGAAAGACTGAATGAAGTGATCTTAGAAGAAGAAAATAATGGGGGCGGCACTAAAAAAGTGTTTTTGATCGTGGCTATAGCCATTATCATTTTAGCGGTGCTTTTAATGGTGTTTTGGAAAAGCACGAGAGTCACTCCTAAAGAGACTTTTTTACAAACCGATAGCGGCATGCAAAAAATAGGCAACACTAAAGACGAGAAAAAAGACGATGCGTTTGAAAGCTTGAATTTGGATCCTTCCAAACAAGAAAGCGATCTGGACAAAGTGGCGGATAATGTTAAAAAACAAGAAAGCGATGCGTTTAAAATGCCCATTCAAACCAATCAAACTCAAACGGAGATGAAAACAACAGAAGAAACCCAAGAAGCTCAAAAAGAATTAAAAGTTGTTGAACACACTCCTATAATCGCTCAAAAAGAATCTCAAGCTGTGGCTAAAAAAGAAACCCCCCATAAAAAGCCTAAAGCAACGCCTAAAGATAAGGAAGCTCATAAAGATAAAGCTAAGCATGCGGTTAAAGAGCTAAAAGTCAAAAAAGAAGCTCATAAAGAAGTTCCTAAAAAAGCCAATTCTAAAACCAATCTTATTAAAGGGCATTATTTGCAAGTGGGGGTTTTTGCGCACACGCCCAATAAAGCGTTTTTACAAGAGTTTAACCAATTCCCCCATAAGATTGAAGATAGGGGAGCAACGAAGCGCTATCTCATAGGCCCGTATAAGAGCAAACAAGAAGCCTTAATGCATGCTGATGAAGTCAGCAAAAAAATGACTAAACCGGTTGTCATAGAGATTCGTTAAGGGCTTTACAAACTTAAAAGAGATTAGCGTTAGTCAAGCGATAATTTCTTGTGATGCACTCTTAGGGGTTAGAGGGATTTATGGGGGAGAGTTTGCAAAATACCCCTATTTTCTTAAGAGTTTTGTATAAAACTAAA is a genomic window of Helicobacter pylori oki112 containing:
- a CDS encoding DUF1882 domain-containing protein; this translates as MTEMELKLIKIDTSHYFEKKPGLGERVDYAGRCFYNKFQRVNAMLTSSLIQKHLKREIEIAHNLILRNDKVENIVFDYNGRNPERFYHKAQLLLREEGFMNFTAYNTKTPGHLHLYVHKGHTELGEGERLVKTLSMKLAQGLPKEWRVFPSNEWPKEFNILALPYEVFAKERGSSWAKHL
- a CDS encoding SPOR domain-containing protein, which produces MSEKERLNEVILEEENNGGGTKKVFLIVAIAIIILAVLLMVFWKSTRVTPKETFLQTDSGMQKIGNTKDEKKDDAFESLNLDPSKQESDLDKVADNVKKQESDAFKMPIQTNQTQTEMKTTEETQEAQKELKVVEHTPIIAQKESQAVAKKETPHKKPKATPKDKEAHKDKAKHAVKELKVKKEAHKEVPKKANSKTNLIKGHYLQVGVFAHTPNKAFLQEFNQFPHKIEDRGATKRYLIGPYKSKQEALMHADEVSKKMTKPVVIEIR
- a CDS encoding serine hydroxymethyltransferase, with translation MAYFLEQTDSEIFELIFEEYKRQNEHLEMIASENYTFPSVMEAMGSILTNKYAEGYPNKRYYGGCEVVDKIESLAIERAKKLFNCQFANVQAHSGSQANNAVYHALLKPYDKILGMDLSCGGHLTHGAKVSLTGKHYQSFSYGVNLDGYIDYEEALKIAQSVKPEIIVCGFSAYPREIDFKKFREIADEVGALLLGDIAHVAGLVVANEHAHPFPHCHVVSSTTHKTLRGPRGGLILTNDEEIAAKIDKAIFPGTQGGPLMHAITAKAVGFKENLKPEFKAYAKLVKSNMQVLAKALKEKNHKLVSGGTSNHLLLMDFLDKPYSGKDADIALGNAGITVNKNTIPGETRSPFVTSGIRIGSAALSARGMGAKEFEIIGDKISDILNDINNVSLQLHVKEELKAMANQFPVYQQPIF